The following nucleotide sequence is from Brachyspira suanatina.
AATGGCTAAAAGTAAGGTAAGAACTAAACCTAATGTTGTATCTATAATGCTTGCCAATTCTTATTTGATAAACGGAAGATATTCAGATGCAGTTAATGAATATAAAGAAGCTGAAAGTTTGCTAAATCAAATAGGAACGGATAAGAGCAAGGCTTGGTATCATTTCTTTTATGGTTATTCTTTATGGATGAACAATGATATAAAAGGAGCTTATAGAGAATATGATAAAGCCCGTGCTTTGTTTGAAAAATTAGGTGATAAAGAAAGTGTATACAAAATAGTTGGATATACTTCTGTTGCTGCTATAGAACAAGAAGATTATGAAAAAGCTATAGAGTATTTATTAGAAAGAGATAAACTTACAAAAGATGATGTTAATAAAAATGAACTTAATCAGCTTTTACTTGCTGCATGTTATTTAAAATTAGAAGATTATAATAATGCTTTGGCTTATTGTGATAGCGTAAAGGCTCAAATAGATAGTTTGGATTCTTCTGTTTATACTCCTAATTATGTTAGTATTACTTTATATGGTGCCAATATTAATGTAGTGAATTTAGGTCTTGCTTCATTTGGAGGATATATACCTGGAGAGCCTTTAAACGTAGATAAACAGCAGATGTTATATTCTATATATCAAGAATTGTATGAGAAAATGGGAAGATATTCCGAAGCTAGAGAGGCTTTATCTTCATACCGTAATTATATTATTCAGGATAAGCCTAAAAAATCTATTCAGCCTTTAATGCTTGCCACATACTACAACAATGAAGGGTATCTTTATTACAGACAGGGTGATCAGTCAAATTCTATAATGTCTTTTAAAACATCTATAGAAGAATATCAGAAAACTTTAGATAAAAAAACTTTGGAAAATAATCCTAATCTGCAGTATCAGAATGCTGAAAATGATGCTAAAAACTATTTAAGTTTATCATCTTTATATTTAAGATATTTATCAGAAAATGATTTAACTTCTATTAAAAGAGAATTCTTTATAGAATTATTTAATACTACTAAAACACTTCAGATATTATCTACAAATAATGTTGTAAGTACAAAGGATAGATTATTATTATATTCTCATATAGCAGCTTTCAATTATATAATGGCATTCAAACTTACAGCTGATAATAGTGTTAATTATAGAAAAAAACAATCAGATGATCCTACAGATATGAGAGATCATGATGTTAATGTACAAAGATTATCTATGCTTAAAGATGCTATAGATAGATATAAATATATTTTATCATCTAATTCTAATTTCCCAGTAGATTTAAAAACAGAAATTATTATAAGATATAATTTAGCTAAAGCTTATGAATTAGCCGGATATATAGAAGAAGCGGCAAGAGAATATATGTCAGCATTCTCAAAAGCACAGACCTCTGCATTTGCTGTTGAAGAAATAGCAATACTTACTACCTTGATTGATTTCAGCTCTAAATATAGAAATAGATATCCTGATAGTTTGGATTATCCTGTGCAGTATGTATTTAGAATATTAAAAAGATTAAGAGAAAGTGTATTTATGATAACATTTGTAGAAGATAATAACTTTATATTAAGACAGGCTAAATATAAAGTTATAGAGTTTTTACAAGACAGTTATCCTGATGCTAGTATCAATATACTTGCTATGTTTGATGCTATTGATATGCGAAGAAAATTCTTAGATAGAAGACTTTATACTTTGGGTGAGAATAATTATTATCTTAGAGAATATTATAAACTTTATGAAAAAGCTTTATACTCATATCAAATGTATTTAAATGCTGTAGCTACTCCTTATGACAGTAAGATGGAAGCTGCTATGCTTAAGGAAATATCTAAATATGAAAAAGAAGCAATAGAAAAATTCTCTAATACTCCTATAGAGCCTATAGTTATATGCGATGTTAAACCTGAAGATATTGATAAATCTATGCGTAAAGATGAAACTCTTATTTGGGATACTTATTTAGGATATAGATTCGTTAGAGAAAATGGAAAAACTAAATTCTATATGCAGACTAATGCTATGCCTAAAACTAAAAACTATGTTACTCATATAGGATTTAGACCTATTGTTATAAGCAATAAAAATATTTTTGTAAGAGAATTGTATGATTCAACAGAATATATGCTTCCGGCAAAAACTGCTTATATAGATGGCAAATTGATAGCATTCTTTAGAACTACTAGAAATGCTCAGAAAGAAATAAATAATAGTATGACTATGGCAAGTAATACCAATGCCACTAATAGTGTTTATAGTTATAATAATTTGACAAATGAAAGCGAATTAAATAATAATAATAATAATTTATATATGAATGTTTCTTATAATCCTGAAGAAACTAATACTATGTCTTCAAATGATATGTCTGCAAATATGACTTCTACAAATACAGTTTCTACAAACAGGAGAAGAAGAGGCAATTTCAGATTTATAGAGTTAAAAGATATTATTACTAATTCTTATGTTCCATTGGTTACTGATATAACAGGTGCTAGTGCTTCCGATATATCTAATATAATGAAAAAGAATTTGTATATAGTTTATTGTGATAATGAAACATTTACAAACAATAGAAGAGTGATAAGAAATATAAATAATATAGCTTTAGTTGTAGGAAAAGACGGAAAAGATTCTAGAATAATGTTCTACACTAATTATTTCAGAAAACTGTCATCTAATTCTTTGGAAGTTAGTATGAAAGGCTATGATAATAATATGTTTACTGTATATGGAAAACCTGACTACAGTGTATCTTCATTGTCAAATGCAGCTTATGAGTTTAAAACTAGACTTTATAGTTCTTATTCTTCAAGTGCTTCTCCAAGCATAACAATGATGTCGAATGTTATTGCTTATTCTCAGAGCGATAATGAAAAAATGCTTAATTATGCTAGAATTGTTGAGGACAGATATGAGGTTAGAGATACAAATACAGCTTATTTATTCTCAGAAGAAGGTTATAAATTCTTTTCAAGTTCATATACTAATATAAGTGATTCTAATGCTTATAGATTTATAAAAGCAATGCTTCCTGTTTATAGAAGAATGGGAGAAGAAGGGGCAGTTAAAGGTGCTAACAGAGCATTGCATTTTATGTATTTGTATACTAATAATAATTATGATTTAATAGATGAATACTTTACACCTAGAACTTTATCAAGATTCTTAAAAGCTAAAAATGATCCTAAAGAGTCTGTAAGATATTTGAATTATATTGCAAATAGGGTAGACGGAGAAAATAAAGATAAAATTTTAGAAGTTGCTGTTCTTTATGATTTAATATACGCTAAGACTCCTATTGATACAGTAACTAATTTCCTGAATAGAATGCAAAATACAAATGAGATATTAACTGTTGCGAATACTATAATGAATACAGATGCAACTAATGAAAATGATATATTTACAACTATGAATTATATTTATGGAAATCAATATATATTTGAAGCTGAAACAGTAGCCTCTTTTGCTAATAGATTCTATTCATTATATAAAACTAATTCAGCTTATATATACGGATTATTAAATAAAATAAGAGTTCCTGAAAGTAATTTTGATAATAATATAAAAGATGCTTATGAAATATTCTCTAATGAAAATACTAATACTATGTTTATATTCTATGCTTATGAGGATAATAAATATGCAGCTTATAGTTATGTTATAGGCGACAGTGAAGTAAAAAAAGCTGTTTTGATAGACAGAGATAAACTTAATACATATTTAAATAGCTTTACAAATGTAGCAAAACCAAGGGATAGAAGAAATTCATTAAAATCTATTCAAAGTGCTATGCTTTCATCTGATATAATTAAAGATGCTGAAAGAGTGAAGACTATATATATAACAGGTTCGGCTGCTAATTTATTTACTGTTCCTTTTGCATATTTGGAGGCATTCCAGAATAATGATGTTATAAAAATAAGAGAGTTCCAGTATTCTCCTTCATCTATCTTGGATGTTGGTAAGCCTTCTATAAAACTTAATACTGAAACTAACTTCTATACTTCATTAGAAAGTTTAGCTGTAAAATCATTCGATAATGCTAATGGAAAAATACCTTTAATGCATTATATAGGAATAGATACAAACAGAGATAAGCCTTATGATGATATGGATATTTTCTTATCTCCAGCTAGAAATAATGATATCAACAGATATTTAAAAGCTAGAAATGATACTAAACTTTTATTTACATATACAACTAATGCTTCAGGTGATTATTATACTGTGATGAAGTATTTATATAATAATTTTGATAAAGGTATAATTGATTCATACAGATATATAAAGACATATAGAGTTCCTATTAATGCTATAAATCCAAATGACAGAGATACTTTATATATGGCTAATTATGCTTTATTTGATTATATACTTCCAGGTATACCTAGAAATTATGTTGATAAATAAATTTTACTTTATTTGTGATATTTATCTTTTTTAGTAAAAAATATTTACTTTTTCTTGACATTTTATTTACAATGTATTATAATATAATTATAAATAATTAATAAAGGAGTGTTTATGAAAAAGATACTTATCGCAATTATTAGTATTTTTATAATTCAATTCAGCACTGTTTTTGCAGATTTTAATGGCGGTATAGGAATATACATACCATTAGGCGCATCTATTTCTCAAAGTTATCAGGATCATAAATTAGGAGTTAATACAAGTGATGGTAAATTGACTACTGATGCTGGTTTTGAGTGGGGTATAGGAATAACTCCTGGTATATACAACGGTTTTGATAATTATATGGGATTTTCTATAGCATTGGATTTGGCTTATCATAGAGATGTTTATGCCTTTAATGAAAGCAAGCAAGCTGGTGCTGCAGGTCAATATCAAAATGTAAAAACAACTTATTATTTCGATACACTAAGTATAGGTATACTTCCTAAATTTAATATATATAACTTTTTTATTGGATTAGGTGGAGGAGTTAAAATTCCATTAGCAGGCGGTGAAACTACACAGAATTATAATACAACATATGGTCAATTTGAGAATGTTAATAATTATTATACTTTAAATGATATAAAAAACAAATATCAAATGTCAGTGATTCCTTATCTTAAATTTACATTGGATTACTTATTCTTCTTTAGTGATGAAACAGCTTTAGGATTAGGTCTTTATGTTGGATATGATTTCGGACCTGGAAGAGTAAATGATACAAGATTCAATAAAAATGATTATGGTGCTGTTGATATAGGCGGACAATTCAGCTTCTACTTTGTAGACAATTAATATATTCCAAATAGTATTTTTAAGCAGGGTATTCATTATCCTGCTTTTTTATTTAACTAATATATTTACAAATAAAATTTTTTATTGTATTCCAATATAAATCTTCATTACTAAAAACAGCAGATATATGATGACCATCTTTTATAATGAGTTTTTCTTTTTCAGATGAACAAGCATCATAAAGTTTATTAACCATATTATAATCTACAAGCTCATCTTTATCACCATGTATAAAAAGAATCGGTATTTTTGACATTGCCACTCTTTTTTTAACGTCAATATCTTCAAATGAAAATCCTAATCTTATTTTTGCCATTAATGATGTTGCTTCAACTATTGGAAGAAAAGAAAATTTATATGCCATATCTAATCTTCTTTTTAATTGTTCATAAGCATTTGTAAAACCTGCATCTTCTATTATTACTTTTACATTATTTGTGTTATCTTCATTACAGCACATCATAACAGAATTTGCTCCCATAGAAATTCCATAAAGAATTATTTGGCTATTATCATAATTATCATTTATATATTTTATCCAAGCAAGTACATCTAATCTTTCTAAATATCCTAAAGAATATATTTTTCCTTCGCTTTCCCCATGAGTTCTTAAATCTATTGCTAATATATTAAATTCCATATTGTAAAATTTTTCTATAAAATATTTCATATAAGATCCTCTGCCTTCATATGGGTGAACTATTATAACATATATATTGCTGTTATTATTTATTAGATGAGCATGCAATTTTAAATTATCACTTGAAATAGTGTAGACATCTTTTTGAGAGCTTTCAAACCATATTCTTCTTTGTTCTTTTATACGTTTTTTTTCTTCGCTTTCTTCCTTACTGCTTTCTTTTCTTTCAAATAGTTTTTTATTTGTTTTTATTAGAAGTTTATTAACGAAGTGATTAGCTATTATTATCAATGATAGTACAATTACAGCTATTATAGCAAATATTATATAAATAATCATTATTAACCTTTAGAATTTATTTGCAATTATTATATAATATTTTTTGTTAATTTAAAATACTTAATAAATTATTTGTTTTTATAAAAAAATTACTGATATTTTTATAGAATATTATAATATAATTTATATTAAATAGATTGATAAAATCATAATATTGATAATAGCTACA
It contains:
- a CDS encoding PD40 domain-containing protein, whose protein sequence is MKFKILILFSFILFACASSQKSSDYGFSSRPFLREYKRYSLTYGEVNPALDAVIDREGTWIYYSRENAGNTDIFAVDSYTLETYRLTRSPGIDTSVSIDDKSRYIVFSSTRDDAFGDIYLYKLYNLGIRTSKNNLENLEQSIIRLTDYKGYDTDPVVSHKGNIIAFVSDRDGGVKKLFAVRPNGKDVQKLSDIEASSPTFSFDDTKIAFITSKAGERYSQLAILDLIPNTNNQTNLTILTDTETFKFNPTFYNDDTIIFFEIEKDSDRDGNLTYYDKRRLMSYSLATHQYYVLSEDTQLTTFDVAYPSALVGAYVVSEDGTSVVTMGSTKEYFIKDANSATMYNSFVELPYNRKVDVIDRFAEYFPFSEDQNNVAKAYFNMMISSYTNNNLKEYNNTKKVLTSEYLDTFPGFLTSKIDENFDTNNNWFDIESYTNEYFLTNNDLEMTNLIAWTGYISANEKYKANKNNKDTFAILSEILNLNINKDLYLLIAKLYAHSVEDNGYKYPEDDDIYNNPYKRKDLLFSDRLEIAKDFIKDSKISYDTIIENSHPYAPLAVATRLIYLDGLILSRNYDDATNLFKPYVESKNDIMLALGYYANAKVLMAEKDDGAYALFKEALSSGGKNFDSTYEAQYCKDTLANYYKSLADKAYNEGKYAAAYDNYNETLKYNPNDTSSSSRVIESGLRAYSTIESLEETIFERERNILSTRYSSHEAHAELANAYYYLANRYYGIAVSKQYSPERYVVSDKKREDGFYLYLNKAFDTIVEKAASYINFAIFLYPDEENYYIKKAEMLTFAQALRMQVLQDEKISRSVIELVPAYKDNAITNGQYMGYNMLAFQTQNLDSEIIDSLIMAKSKVRTKPNVVSIMLANSYLINGRYSDAVNEYKEAESLLNQIGTDKSKAWYHFFYGYSLWMNNDIKGAYREYDKARALFEKLGDKESVYKIVGYTSVAAIEQEDYEKAIEYLLERDKLTKDDVNKNELNQLLLAACYLKLEDYNNALAYCDSVKAQIDSLDSSVYTPNYVSITLYGANINVVNLGLASFGGYIPGEPLNVDKQQMLYSIYQELYEKMGRYSEAREALSSYRNYIIQDKPKKSIQPLMLATYYNNEGYLYYRQGDQSNSIMSFKTSIEEYQKTLDKKTLENNPNLQYQNAENDAKNYLSLSSLYLRYLSENDLTSIKREFFIELFNTTKTLQILSTNNVVSTKDRLLLYSHIAAFNYIMAFKLTADNSVNYRKKQSDDPTDMRDHDVNVQRLSMLKDAIDRYKYILSSNSNFPVDLKTEIIIRYNLAKAYELAGYIEEAAREYMSAFSKAQTSAFAVEEIAILTTLIDFSSKYRNRYPDSLDYPVQYVFRILKRLRESVFMITFVEDNNFILRQAKYKVIEFLQDSYPDASINILAMFDAIDMRRKFLDRRLYTLGENNYYLREYYKLYEKALYSYQMYLNAVATPYDSKMEAAMLKEISKYEKEAIEKFSNTPIEPIVICDVKPEDIDKSMRKDETLIWDTYLGYRFVRENGKTKFYMQTNAMPKTKNYVTHIGFRPIVISNKNIFVRELYDSTEYMLPAKTAYIDGKLIAFFRTTRNAQKEINNSMTMASNTNATNSVYSYNNLTNESELNNNNNNLYMNVSYNPEETNTMSSNDMSANMTSTNTVSTNRRRRGNFRFIELKDIITNSYVPLVTDITGASASDISNIMKKNLYIVYCDNETFTNNRRVIRNINNIALVVGKDGKDSRIMFYTNYFRKLSSNSLEVSMKGYDNNMFTVYGKPDYSVSSLSNAAYEFKTRLYSSYSSSASPSITMMSNVIAYSQSDNEKMLNYARIVEDRYEVRDTNTAYLFSEEGYKFFSSSYTNISDSNAYRFIKAMLPVYRRMGEEGAVKGANRALHFMYLYTNNNYDLIDEYFTPRTLSRFLKAKNDPKESVRYLNYIANRVDGENKDKILEVAVLYDLIYAKTPIDTVTNFLNRMQNTNEILTVANTIMNTDATNENDIFTTMNYIYGNQYIFEAETVASFANRFYSLYKTNSAYIYGLLNKIRVPESNFDNNIKDAYEIFSNENTNTMFIFYAYEDNKYAAYSYVIGDSEVKKAVLIDRDKLNTYLNSFTNVAKPRDRRNSLKSIQSAMLSSDIIKDAERVKTIYITGSAANLFTVPFAYLEAFQNNDVIKIREFQYSPSSILDVGKPSIKLNTETNFYTSLESLAVKSFDNANGKIPLMHYIGIDTNRDKPYDDMDIFLSPARNNDINRYLKARNDTKLLFTYTTNASGDYYTVMKYLYNNFDKGIIDSYRYIKTYRVPINAINPNDRDTLYMANYALFDYILPGIPRNYVDK
- a CDS encoding alpha/beta hydrolase; translation: MIIYIIFAIIAVIVLSLIIIANHFVNKLLIKTNKKLFERKESSKEESEEKKRIKEQRRIWFESSQKDVYTISSDNLKLHAHLINNNSNIYVIIVHPYEGRGSYMKYFIEKFYNMEFNILAIDLRTHGESEGKIYSLGYLERLDVLAWIKYINDNYDNSQIILYGISMGANSVMMCCNEDNTNNVKVIIEDAGFTNAYEQLKRRLDMAYKFSFLPIVEATSLMAKIRLGFSFEDIDVKKRVAMSKIPILFIHGDKDELVDYNMVNKLYDACSSEKEKLIIKDGHHISAVFSNEDLYWNTIKNFICKYIS